Proteins found in one Planococcus citri chromosome 2, ihPlaCitr1.1, whole genome shotgun sequence genomic segment:
- the LOC135836780 gene encoding BRCA1-associated protein has product MSVIVSLCVIRIEVCEDHSESKTDEGVTMSSKNKFRTMRGRRQVKDVTIETFTSSDNTSSSVSLLQPETSKKEKSKKISKEVKKTPSVEKDEKTKSNVVDLRLEPITFVSGNAFVEVTKGILHLYKEDKLTNIDHESFHSQIVCILAVPATMTCHDLITYTQACHKNVEHIRIIRDGSVNQYMALMYFRTKESTAEFYRAYNGAPFNSLEPEYVCQLVFVSRVEILNETEDAWNPPSGHTELPTCPVCLERMDESVDGILTILCNHSFHSNCLIKWGDTSCPVCRYVQTPEVVPESACYECHSSESLWICLICGHVGCGRYVQGHAQKHYTDTTHCFSMQLGNNRVWDYVGDNFVHRLLQNKTDGKLVEGPSPDKHNSGQTTDVDEKLESVQLEYSHLLSTQLESQKKYFEDIIARLQQEQKNSAELRGNAMKAISEKFELENKLQQLNRENAKKSGGEKCETENKIQQLTKEKHLLDKKVHNLSTKLAQTQSQLNEEKELCKALQRNQATWQEKFSGLENEFKQYKSTKELQLNELKDQLRDVMFYLEAQKKIGESAEREEIAEGTIVIAESSSSNSKPKRRTRKR; this is encoded by the exons ATGTCGGTTATTGTTTCATTGTGCGTAATACGTATAGAAGTTTGCGAAGATCATTCCGAATCCAAAACAG ACGAAGGAGTTACAATGAGCTCGAAGAATAAATTCCGAACAATGCGTGGCCGACGTCAAGTGAAAGATGTCACTATTGAAACGTTCACGTCATCGGACAACACATCCAGTTCGGTTTCTTTGCTGCAACCTGAAACATCCAAGAAagagaaatctaaaaaaatttccaaagaggTGAAGAAAACACCGAGTGTAGAGAAGGATGAGAAAACCAAGAGTAATGTGGTAGATTTACGTCTGGAACCTATTACTTTTGTGTCTGGTAATGCGTTCGTCGAAGTGACTAAAGGAATATTACATCTGTATAAAGAAGA TAAACTGACGAATATAGATCACGAGTCATTTCATAGTCAAATCGTTTGTATTTTGGCAGTTCCTGCTACAATGACATGCCACGATTTAATAACGTATACGCAAGCTTGTCATAAAAATGTTGAGCATATTAGAATAATTAGAGATGGCTCGGTTAATCAGTACATGGCTTTGATGTATTTCCGCACGAAA GAATCTACCGCCGAATTTTATCGTGCTTATAATGGGGCACCTTTCAATTCACTCGAACCAGAATACGTTTGTCAATTGGTATTCGTATCGCGagtagaaattttgaatgaaacagAAGATGCCTGGAATCCTCCATCTGGACACACCGAATTACCAACATGTCCGGTTTGTTTGGAAAGAATGGACGAATCGGTGGATGGAATTTTAACTATTTTATGCAATCATTCATTCCACAGTAATTGTTTAATAAAATGGGGTGATACCAG TTGTCCTGTTTGTCGTTATGTTCAAACCCCCGAAGTGGTGCCTGAGAGTGCATGCTATGAATGTCATTCGTCGGAAAGTTTATGGATTTGTTTAATATGTGGTCACGTGGGATGCGGTAGATACGTTCAAGGGCATGCTCAAAA acATTACACCGATACGACTCATTGTTTTTCAATGCAGCTGGGAAATAACCGAGTATGGGACTACGTAGGAGATAATTTTGTCCACCgtttattacaaaataaaaccGATGGAAAGCTAGTCGAGGGTCCTTCGCCGGATAAACACAATAGC GGGCAAACTACCGATGTGGATGAAAAACTAGAATCAGTTCAGTTGGAGTATTCTCATTTGTTGTCGACGCAATTGGAGTcgcagaaaaaatatttcgaagatATAATAGCGAGATTGCAGCAAGAacagaaaaat TCAGCAGAGCTCAGAGGAAATGCAATGAAGGCTATCagcgaaaaattcgaattggAAAATAAGCTTCAACAGCTTAATAGAGAAAATGCGAAGAAATCCGGCGGCGAAAAATGCGAAACGGAGAATAAAATTCAACAGCTTACAAAAGAAAAGCATCTCTTAGATAAAAAA GTTCATAATCTCTCAACCAAACTGGCTCAAACTCAATCTCAATTGAACGAAGAAAAAGAGCTTTGCAAAGCTTTACAGCGTAATCAAGCTACCTGGCAAGAAAAGTTCAGTGGTTTAGAGAACGAGTTCAAGCAATACAAAAGCACTAAAGAATTG CAATTGAACGAATTGAAAGATCAACTACGCGACGTCATGTTCTACTTAGAAGCTCAGAAAAAAATAGGCGAAAGTGCAGAACGTGAAGAGATCGCCGAAGGTACCATAGTCATCGCAGAATCCTCTTCTTCGAATTCCAAGCCCAAACGTCGTACCAGGAAAAGATGA
- the LOC135836786 gene encoding arginine/serine-rich coiled-coil protein 2-like — protein MESLNSYISDGESDSSPGPEVGRKSNSSQEEADANCEPITMDMSEDSCSSEEAKNETTEPPKRQYSKSLSPSPATSFSSRDSSPEPKKRKEDDRKEASPKVKESSKSRRRSDDDRRRKDRDCKRDDDRDYKRDDDRDRKYSSRDRSRDRHREKDSDRYHSSSKRYESKRSHKSKSRSRSRSYSRHSASNSSSSKRKAKSRSRSRSRSRDRHHYRYDSHRSSKRRSPYRSRRSRSRSHSKEKSRSYDWKSSSKMKVLEKLGIEIKVPPGGVEAAQASIAVAQATNNQLTPQLLLQKTMEEQVEKVKTATGIELPSYYNPIAVNPTKYAEQIQKRRLLWGNKDKQPVKPAEEVQVAAAKPTDVKGSGTIWQGATFGGDQDGKMTAKFQRLMGIKNVDKEGSGDASKPPTGGSDLIKKQEEMFHSMESQYEVARLATHSHRGLGLGFGTFQPR, from the exons ATGGAATCGTTGAATTCTTATATTAGCGATGGTGAAAGCGATTCATCGCCCGGTCCAGAA GTCGGTCGAAAATCGAATTCCAGCCAAGAAGAAGCCGACGCCAATTGTGAACCAATCACTATGGATATGAGTGAG GATTCGTGTAGCAGCGAAGAAGCCAAAAATGAAACCACCGAACCACCCAAAAGGCAATACTCCAAAAGTCTTTCACCTTCGCCTGCCACTTCTTTTTCGTCTCGAGATTCGTCGCCGGAGCCGAAAAAACGTAAAGAAGATGATCGCAAAGAAGCTTCCCCCAAGGTGAAAGAGTCGTCCAAAAGTCGTCGACGCAGTGATGATGATCGTCGCAGGAAAGATAGGGATTGTAAACGTGATGATGATAGAGATTATAAACGCGACGACGACAGAGATAGAAAATACTCCAGCAGAGATAGAAGTAGAGATAGACATAG AGAGAAAGATTCTGATCGTTATCACAGCAGCAGTAAACGATACGAAAGTAAAAGATCACACAAATCGAAATCTCGATCAAGATCTAGATCTTACAGCAGACACAG tgCAAGCAATAGTAGCAGTTCTAAACGTAAAGCAAAATCGAGATCTAGATCCAGATCGAGAAGCCGTGATCGCCATCATTATCGCTATGATTCACATAGATCGTCCAAACGTCGATCACCTTACAg atCACGAAGAAGTCGCAGTCGATCTCATTCGAAAGAAAAATCTAGATCCTATGATTGGAAATCCAGTTCTAAGATGAAAG TACTCGAAAAACTGGGAATTGAAATTAAAGTACCTCCGGGAGGTGTTGAAGCTGCTCAGGCTAGTATCGCCGTTGCCCAGGCCACCAATAATCAACTCACACCTCAACTTTTACTACAGAAAACTATGGAAGAACAggtagaaaaagtgaaaacagcAACGGGCATAGAACTACCTTCGTATTACAATCCTATCGCCGTGAATCCCACCAAATACGCTGAGCAAATACAAAAACGAAGATTACTCTGGGGCAATAAAGATAAGCAACCG GTTAAACCAGCCGAAGAAGTCCAAGTAGCGGCGGCCAAACCAACTGATGTCAAAGGTAGCGGAACCATCTGGCAAGGAGCCACTTTCGGTGGAGACCAAGATGGCAAAATGACAGCCAAGTTTCAACGTTTAATGGGTATAAAAAATGTAGATAAAG AAGGAAGCGGAGATGCATCAAAACCTCCCACTGGCGGTTCCGATTTGATCAAAAAGCAAGAAGAAATGTTTCACTCGATGGAAAGTCAATACGAAGTTGCTCGTTTGGCAACTCATTCTCATCGAGGTCTAGGTTTAGGTTTCGGCACTTTTCAGCCGAGATAA
- the Gos28 gene encoding Golgi SNAP receptor complex member 1, with product MSGWEDLRKQARKLENEIDLKLVSFSKLGTSFTPAVYRNENSDTEPLLSSEDMLSNMAQEIEQLLSKLTSINDKLTEYSDNNEHVGSSAMRHVLQRHHDILQDYTQEFRKTSANLKARKEREDLLHSVRKDIDSYKNTSGLNRRMDLYMRENEHIRNSDRIVSDQINIAMETREHLVSQRHHFKRIQTRIHDLSSRFPMINNLMQKIHFRKKRDSVIVGLVAAVCVFFILLYTFH from the exons ATGTCTGGTTGGGAAG ATCTAAGAAAACAAGCTAGAAAGCTAGAAAATGAAATCGATCTGAAATTAGTGTCGTTCAGTAAACTTGGAACCAGCTTTACTCCCGCTGTATATCGAAATGAGAA TTCAGATACAGAACCCTTACTATCCAGCGAGGATATGCTCAGCAATATGGCCCAAGAGATAGAGCAATTACTATCGAAA TTAACGAGTATCAACGATAAATTGACCGAGTACAGCGATAATAACGAACATGTAGGCAGCTCTGCTATGAGGCACGTTTTACAAAGGCATCACGATATTCTACAAGATTATACGCAAGAATTTCGCAAAACATCAGCGAATTTGAAAGCTCGTAAAGAACGAGAGGATTTGTTGCACAGTGTGCGAAAAGATATAGA TTCCTACAAAAATACATCCGGTTTAAATCGAAGAATGGATTTATATATGAGAGAAAACGAACATATACGCAA CTCTGATAGAATTGTCTCAGATCAAATAAACATAGCTATGGAAACCAGAGAGCATTTAGTTTCTCAAAGACATCATTTTAAAAGGATACAAACCCGTATACACGACTTATCTAGTAGATTTCCTATGATTAATAATTTAATGCAGAAGATACACTTCAGAAAGAAACGAGACTCTGTTATTGTCGGCTTGGTGGCAGCTGTTTGTGTATTCTTCATATTATTATACACTTTCCATTAA
- the Vps29 gene encoding vacuolar protein sorting-associated protein 29, whose translation MLVLVIGDLHIPHRSSGLPSQFKKLLSPSKVQHILCTGNLCTKDSYDFLKTISNDVHVVKGDFDENINYPEQKVVTVGELRIGLCHGHQVVPWGDPDALALIQRQLDVDILISGHTHRFDAYELDNKFYLNPGSATGAYNPLDLSVIPSFVMMDIQNTTVVSYAYQLYGEEVKIEKVEYRKS comes from the exons ATG TTGGTTCTAGTAATTGGCGATCTCCACATTCCACATCGTTCAAGTGGATTACCCTCGCAGTTTAAGAAACTGCTCAGTCCTAGCAAAGTACAACACATCTTGTGTACCGGAAACCTATGCACGAAAGATTCGTATGATTTCTTGAAAACTATCTCAAATGATGTTCATGTTGTTAAAGGAGATTTCGACGAA AATATCAATTATCCGGAGCAAAAGGTAGTCACTGTTGGAGAACTGAGAATCGGTCTGTGTCACGGTCATCAAGTTGTGCCGTGGGGTGATCCAGATGCTTTGGCTTTAATTCAAAGACAACTAGATGTTGATATATTGATCTCCGGGCATACTCATCGTTTCGATGCTTACGAATTggataataaattttacctaaatcCTGGCTCAGCTACTGGTGCTTATAATCCGTTAGATTT ATCGGTGATCCCCTCTTTCGTAATGATGGATATCCAAAATACCACTGTTGTATCGTATGCTTATCAATTATATGGCGAAGAAGTTAAAATCGAGAAAGTCGAGTACAGGAAGTCGTGA
- the LOC135836776 gene encoding uncharacterized protein LOC135836776, giving the protein MVRITLIFLRKLKYIIIFITCLSFYLSYKVVKKVHMLDFERNLSVIQIGLPTLNMNMQNLNNDDSFLINTTGCKIPRSDTINDRILPLMNNSLLDEIPQPYCHYVRKTYRPPLIASQGNTLYIIHNYVKFYTKLKPSKIKCYYKPFWKAGPDNGKYKSLGKAVRFINSTTIPSTVEFISVRCKTKRGLIYRDFHAFVPQKQTTYISLTSSQVNVLVFGMDALSRVNFHRQMPLTERVLEKLNFIEYLGYTKLADNTFPNLIPLLSGYSVSELRRKCWRYRTSHFDKCPFIWKKYKQHNYTTAFIEEQHHLSLFRFERAGFMNSPTDYYYYTFDRAISDAMGHTRMSASDLCLGPRLSAQILLDYSFNVISALKHTPLFSFIWEVSLSHDDLNLPRASDTMHEKFFNSLNDLGVTETSVIIFMGDHGMRHGKILELFEGYLEERLPLFTASFPSWFPGKYPLAYANFVANSRRLTTHFDAHETLNDLVDLNYLEDDVIRRRTIQLNQLRKIPRGISLFLPIPQDRTCEQAEIPYTYCTCMQTQDETELDTSFALEVGEFLVYEVNQLIEKYDKCAKLELQEVKKIQFITMNDKRDFIQATVHTEPGNGIFQALIRYTDEAQSEMEIDGDITRMSKYGNQSWCMNEPEMKLYCYCV; this is encoded by the exons ATGGTTCGAATAACATTGATATTTCTACGtaaattgaaatatataataatttttataacatGCTTGTCGTTTTATCTATCTTATAAAGTGGTGAAAAAAGTTCATATGCTGGATTTcgaaa GAAATCTTTCGGTAATACAAATAGGCCTACCTACGTTAAATATGAAtatgcaaaatttaaacaatGATGACAGTTTTTTAATCAACACTACTGGCTGCAAGATTCCACGAAGTGATACAATCAATGATCGAATACTACCATTAATGAACAACTCCTTGCTAGATGAGATCCCACAACCATACTGCCATTACGTTCGGAAAACGTATAGACCACCACTAATAG CTTCCCAAGGGAATACTCTTTACATAATACACAATTACGTAAAATTCTACACAAAATTAAAACCCAGTAAAATAAAGTGTTACTACAAACCGTTCTGGAAAGCAGGACCCGACAATGGTAAATACAAAAG TCTTGGAAAAGCAGTACGTTTTATCAACTCGACAACAATACCATCAACCGTTGAATTTATTTCAGTCCGATGTAAAACAAAACGTGGCCTAATATACCGAGACTTCCACGCCTTCGTGCCACAAAAACAAACCACTTACATATCTTTGACCTCGTCTCAAGTTAACGTCTTGGTTTTCGGAATGGATGCTTTATCTCGAGTAAACTTTCATCGTCAAATGCCACTCACCGAACGTGTCTTAGAAAAACTCAACTTTATCGAATACCTAGGATATACTAAATTGGCTGATAATACATTTCCCAATTTGATACCTTTGCTAAGCGGTTATTCGGTATCTGAATTAAGACGCAAATGTTGGCGCTATCGGACTTCCCATTTCGACAAATgtccatttatttggaaaaaatacaaacaacaTAATTACACGACCGCTTTCATCGAAGAGCAACATCATCTGTCTCTGTTTCGATTCGAGAGAGCTGGTTTTATGAATTCACCCACAGATTATTATTACTACACTTTTGACAGAGCGATTTCAGATGCCATGGGTCATACAAGAATGTCAGCGAGCGACTTGTGCTTAGGACCAAGATTATCGGCCCAAATACTCCTAGATTATTCTTTCAATGTGATCAGTGCCTTGAAACATACTCCGTTATTTAGCTTCATCTGGGAAGTGAGTCTTTCTCACGACGATCTGAATTTACCTCGTGCAAGCGACACTATGcacgagaaatttttcaactctttgaACGATCTCGGCGTAACGGAAACTTCAGTCATTATATTCATGGGTGATCACGGTATGAGGCACGGCAAGATCCTGGAATTGTTCGAAGGATACCTAGAAGAGAGACTGCCCCTGTTTACAGCATCTTTCCCGAGCTGGTTTCCGGGAAAATATCCCTTAGCTTATGCAAATTTTGTGGCCAACTCGAGACGTCTCACCACTCATTTCGATGCTCACGAGACCCTCAATGATTTAGTCGATTTGAACTATCTCGAAGACGACGTTATACGTCGAAGAACTATCCAACTGAATCAGCTTCGCAAAATACCACGAGGAATAAGTTTATTTTTGCCAATACCGCAGGACAGAACTTGTGAGCAGGCTGAAATACCATATACTTACTGCACTTGTATGCAAACTCAAGATGAAACCGAGCTCGATACGAGTTTCGCCTTAGAAGTGGGCGAATTTTTGGTTTACGAGGTGAATCAGTTGATCGAAAAATACGATAAATGCGCCAAACTCGAATTgcaagaggtgaaaaaaatacaatttataaCAATGAACGATAAACGAGATTTTATTCAAGCTACTGTACATACCGAACCAGgaaatggtatttttcaagCGTTGATCAGGTATACGGATGAAGCCCAAAGTGAAATGGAAATTGATGGAGATATTACTCGGATGAGTAAGTATGGTAACCAGAGCTGGTGCATGAATGAACCTGAAATGAAATTATATTGTTATTgtgtttga